From the genome of Pontibacillus halophilus JSM 076056 = DSM 19796:
CGAATGTTCCGTGGTCTGGCAATCCTAAGATTTCAAATCCTTTGGGAGGTGCATCTGATTTGGCATTCCAACCTAGTGCAGGATTAATAATTACCTCGTCTCCTACTTGGACGTTTTGTACTTTCTGTCCAATCTCTGTAACGATGCCAGCACCGTCTGAACCAAGTATAAGACCAGGGTCATCCGTCTTATGGCGATTGGTAATCGCTAAATCTCTTCGGTTCATGCCTGCTGTCTTCAATTGAACTTTAACCATATGTTCATGAATGGGTTGTTCTTCCATATCTCGATAACTTAGTCCTTCAAATCCAGCAATTCCTTCATGTACGATCGCTTTCATATGTATAATCCCCTCCATACGTATTTGTCACTAGTGTACACAAGACACAAGGATAACAAAACTAAAGACCCTTACGCTATTCTTTCACTCGTAGTTAGGATATGTATATTTATGATTTTATATCGGCTCTCTATAAGTTTTCAAAATACTTAAAGTAGCCTTTCTATTCATATGAAACCCTTTTCTATTGTATAAAAATCATTCAATCACAAAGCATACGAATATTTATGTATGAATCTATTAAAATATTTTGACTGATTTATAGGACAACTAGTAAGATATACAAATAGGAGGTAGAATTATGTCGAAATATAGCAAAGAAGAAATTGTAAATAGCGTTCCTCAGAAAGGATTCTTCGGACATCCTAAAGGCTTATTTACATTATTCTTCACTGAGTTTTGGGAGCGTTTTTCCTACTATGGAATGCGCGCAATCTTGCTTTATTACATGTACTATGAAGTAACCCAGGGAGGCCTTGGACTCGATCAATCAACAGCAGCATCGATTATGGCAATTTACGGCGCCCTGGTTTATATGTCTGGTATAATTGGTGGTTGGGTAGCGGACCGGTTACTAGGAGGTTCTGACACAATCTTCTATGGAGGCGTCCTTATTATGGTGGGGCATATCGTCTTGTCTCTACCGGGTAGCTTAACCGCATTCTTTGTCTCGATGATCTTCATCGTTGTTGGTACTGGTTTGTTAAAGCCGAACGTATCTAGTGTCGTCGGTGATATGTACAGTACAAATGATTATCGACGCGATGCAGGATTTAGTATTTTCTATATGGGTATCAATTTAGGAGCCTTTCTTTCTCCACTTGTTGTTGGTACTGTTGGATTAGGTATTAGCTTCCATCTTGGGTTTGCCCTTGCTGCTGTTGGTATGTTCTTTGGATTAATTACATACATGGTGACCAGAAAGAAAAATCTAGGTTTAGCAGGTAAGCAAGTGCCGAATCCTCTTACTCCTGATGAGCGAGGTCGTGTGGCTAAACGCCTAATCAGTGGAGTGGTCGTGTTAGCGTTAATACTTACCGTATCTATTATGACCGGAGTGCTTACCATTAATCGTTTAACACTCCTAGTCAGCATACTCGGGATTGTTATTCCAGTAGCTTATTTCACAGTCATGCTTCGAAGTGACAAGACCACTGCAGACGAGCGTTCACGTGTAATTGCCTATATTCCGCTCTTTATTGCTGCGATGGTCTTCTGGGCAATTCAAGAACAAGGGGCTATTATCCTTGCTCAATATGCCGACCAACGAACAAACTTAAACTTCCTTGGTATGACGATTCAGCCAGCCTGGTTCCAATCCCTGAATCCGCTCTTTATCATCTTCCTTGCACCTGTATTTGCTTGGTTGTGGACGAAACTTGGAAGTAAGCAGCCAACAACGCCGAAGAAATTCTCTTATGGCCTAATTTTCGCGGGACTTTCCTTCGTGGTTATGCTATTTCCTGCCTATTTCAACGGAACTGAGACATTAGCGAACCCGTTATGGCTTGTACTTAGCTTCTTCCTTGTTGTTATTGGTGAATTACTCTTATCGCCAGTTGGGCTTTCTACGACAACAAAGCTTGCTCCTGTCGCATTCTCGTCTCAGACGATGAGTCTATGGTTCTTAACGAGCGCTTCTGGTCAAGCAATGAATGCTCAACTTGTTAAGTTATATAATGCGGACACAGAGATTGCTTACTTCGGAATTATTGGTGCAGTATCCATTGTCATTGGACTACTCCTTTATTTCTTCGCTCCTCGCATTCAAACCTTTATGCGTGGCGTAAATTAATAATGAATGAAAAGCCGGATCCTTTAGGATTCGGCTTTCTTCGTATAGAGTACATAAAAAGACGCCTAGAGAAATACTTCTCTAGGCGTTTAGTGCTCAATTAAATAAGTAAGAAGAGTTAAATTGTCATTAACTGGTCAATACGTTTGAACTCAAGTTCTTCAAACTTTGCTCTTACTTTGTCATGATTCATGTTTAATACAGCTGTATCCAAATGGCAGTCTACTGGCACTTCACAATAGATGGCCGCAAGACTCCTTGAGAGATAGAGCATGTCCAACCCTTCTTTGATTTTCTTCTTTTGTGACTTTGTTAACGAGTCCAGGTTAGCAAGAATCCCCTCAATTGAACCATAGTCTTTAATAAGCTTTAGAGCTGTTTTCTCGCCAATCCCTTTCACTCCAGGATAATTGTCGCTAGAATCACCCATTAGAGCCTTTAAATCCACAATTTGATCTGGTGTGATGCCTTTTTCCTCATAGTAAGTCGTTGGATTATATTCCGCGTAGTTCCCGTAACCTTTCTTAAGTAGAACCACTGTCGTACGGTCTGTAGCAACTTGTAGGATATCTTGGTCTCCTGTAAGGATGGAGACGTTTGCTTCTTTGTCGTATTGACTTGCTAATGTTCCAATACAATCATCAGCTTCATATCCCTTTAATCCAACGTTTGGGATATCCATAGCTTCTACCACTTCTTTCACTAGGTCAAATTGTGGGATAAGCTGTTCAGGCGGCTCGCTTCGGTTGCTTTTATAATCTTGAAATGTTTCGTTTCGGAACGTCTTACTTCCCATATCCCAGCATACGACTACGTGGGTAGGTTCATACGTACGCATCGCCGTATATAAATGCTTCACGAATCCGTGTATAGCGTTTGTAGGGATCCCTTTACTATTAATCATATAATATCCACTCATTGCTGTTGCATAGAAAGACCGAAATAGCAGTGCCATTCCGTCAACTAGTAAGACATGATTCTTATTCATTCAGTATCGCTCCTTTTTCGCATACACCTAGTTTAACAGAAATCGTATGGCCTGTCTGTTACATAAAGAGGCTGTTAAAAGCTAGATGCAGCTGCAGGTCTTTCCTGCCACAATAAAGCCCCTCGCATGTATGCGAAGGGCTCTTAGTTTACCTATTTAAATAATCGTAGTCATTTGGATTAACAGCTTCGAAGTTGCTAGGTTGATAGAATCGCAATAAATCGCCGTAAACGACTTCATCTGATAGCTCTAACTCTTTTTGAGCGATCTCGTTAACTGCTTCGCAATTATCCATCTCAACTTCTTCACCATGTGGGTTGGAGTAACACTTATCTCCAATCTTCGAGAATTCCGGTGTAATCACATTCCCATTTCGTAATGGAACAATCTCATTGTGTTCTTCTGAGAATAGGTCAGTACCGAAGGAGATATATTCATCCGTCTCGATTCCTAACATGTGTAATACAGTTGGTCTCAAATCGATTTGACCACCATAGGTGCTGTTGATTTGCTGATCGAAGTTTTCACCTGGTACGTGGATGAATAATGGTACACGTTGCAATTGTGCACTTTGATAATCGTTTACTTCCTTACCAATAATCTCACTCATCGCACGGTCGTGGTTCTCAGAAATGCCATAGTGGTCTCCATAAAGCACAAAGACTGAGTCTTCGTAGAGTCCAGATTCTTTCATTTGATTGAAGAATTGTTCAAGTGCTTCATCAAAGTAATGCGCCGTTTGGAAATAGTGATCGACTGTACTATCACCAGTTGACGCAGCCGGGAACGATTGATCTTTCTCTGGCATTGTAAATGGATAGTGGTGCGTTAGGGTAATGAATTTCGCCATGAACGGTTGTTCCATCTCTTCCATGTATGGCATAGATTGCTCGAACCAAGGCTTATCCATCAACCCATAGTTGTGTGAATTATCTTCAGTTACATCATAGTACGTTTCATCGAAGAAATTGTCATATCCAAGTGATTTGTACATAACATCTCGGTTCCAGAACGTCTTATTATTCCCGTGAAATACAGATGTTGTATACCCATTCTGGGATAAGATTGCTGGTTGACCTTGATACGTGTTTTGTGCCTTCGTGCTGAAGACAGAACCTTGCGGTAGGGCGTACATTGAATTAGCTAACAAGAATTCTGAGTCAGACGTTTTACCTTGACCAGTCTGATGGAAGAAGTTCTCAAAGTAAACGGTACTCTTATCTTTCATCAAGCTATTTAGGAAAGGTGTAACTTCTTGCCCTTCTAACTCATAGTTCATTAAGAAGCTTTGGAAAGACTCCATGGATACATACACCACGTTCTTACCTTCCGCAATCCCAAACATGTCTTCATTTGGTGCAGCGTGGTTGGCTTCTGTATAGTCTAGAACTTCTTGGATGTCGCTTTCTTCAGCCATTACACGCTGTGTAGAAGCTTTCGTGCTCTGTACAACATCGTAAATCGTGTAATTGTAAACGCCGATGTATTTAACCAAGTAGTTTCGGTCAAATGTACGCTGCAATAGGTCCGGGCGGTCTCCTTCAGCAATAGCTAGGTTTACAAAGAAGACAGCAACACCTAGTACACCGACTCCGACAGCCGCGAAGCGATTCACTTTATTCGTTTCTTTCTTAACCAACTTCAAGAAGAAGAAGCTTAGAATTACAATAAAATCTACAAAGTATAGAATATCGACTGAATTCATCAATGAACCAGCGCTTCCACCTAAGTCTCCGAAGTTCTTCGTCTGCATTAGCACTGGAAGGGTAATAAAGTCATTAAAGAATCGATAGTACACAACGTTTGCATACAGGACAAAGGATAGCAAGAAGTCTATGATTACGAATGCCCAAAAGCGACTTCTCGTTTTCTTGAACAACAGGGCAAAAGCAAAGAAGAATATAGCTGAACTTAATGGGTTTAAGAACAGTAGAAACTCTTGAATGCCGTTATCAATACCTAACTTAAATTCATTTCGATAAACAAGGTAGGTTTTCCCCCAGAATAACAATACTAGTAAAGTGTAAATTGTAAATTTCATATTTAAGAAGTTTTTAAAACCTTCTTTTCCTTTCATCATGCAGTTACCTCCTAATCTCCGACTTACTCGAAGTGAAACACATGAACTAATTATCTATTATAGCAAAAAATTACGCGTTATTAATACTAAATTTACAATCTTTATGTACAAATTAAGTCCATTTCGTACATAAAAAAGAAGGGCTTACCTTATATAACCCTTCTAGAAAGTGTATTAAACCCGTAAATCTAACAATCCATAACCTTTGTACGCTACTTTTTTCGAATGGCGGTACAGCGGTTCTGTCCGTTGGATTAGAAATTTATAGGCTTCTTGCGCAGTGTTAATTTGTGGAAGAACTACTACAAGCGCAAGTGCACCTGAAACATGCGGTGGAGCCATTGGCGTCCCACTTAACCTTGCATAGCGAACACTTGGGCACGTTTGAGACAAACTCATCTCCCGGTTCCAATCAATCACGGACACCTTCTCCCCACTTTCCCCTCTCCCTTACTTATGCCCCACAACTTCCTCGCTCTTATGGAATTCATTCCATAGGGAACGAACTCACGGATTTTTGTACGTTTCACTCTATATGAAATGAGCTTGTAGTCCATACCTTTATCCTCTAATACATAACCTGTTAGTAAAGTTGGGTTGATTGTAGAAAGTGGCCTAAGCAAAGACCTGATTAAAACGAATATCCTCATCATACAGTGTTTATGTTCTTTGAAATAAAGGAAACTTCCTAAGAAAGAGGAGGAAATAGCATGACAACGAATCGACATGATGGTGGATTAACTGGGAAGTCTGTTTTAATTACTGGAGCTACTGGAGGAATTGGACATGAAACGGCGTTGGAAATCGTTCGAGCAGGTGGAGATGTTATTCTTACAGGAAGAAATGAAGAGAAACTTAATGAACTGCGGTTGAGGTGCGAAAGAATAAATGATGGAGTACAAGTCACAACCGTTCAGGCTGATATCTTGAAAGAAGAAGACCGGGATGGAATTATGATGGCATGTAAAGATGTAAGAAACCCTGTCTTTGGAATGGTGAATAGTGCAGGGATTGCAGGCGGAGAACCGTTAGAGTCATTATCAGAAGATGAAGCAAGACTCATTATGGAGTTGAATTATTTCTCAACAGTACTACTTACTAAAGCGATTTATCCTCTCTTGAAAGAAAAGATGGAAGGATCTATTGTAAATGTCTCCTCCCTATCTGGATTGCGAGGGACTGATGCCAATACAGCCTATAGCGCCTCGAAGTTCGCTTTAATTGGATTTACACAATCTTTCGCTCATGAAGCTGCGCCTTATGGAATACGT
Proteins encoded in this window:
- a CDS encoding peptide MFS transporter, with translation MSKYSKEEIVNSVPQKGFFGHPKGLFTLFFTEFWERFSYYGMRAILLYYMYYEVTQGGLGLDQSTAASIMAIYGALVYMSGIIGGWVADRLLGGSDTIFYGGVLIMVGHIVLSLPGSLTAFFVSMIFIVVGTGLLKPNVSSVVGDMYSTNDYRRDAGFSIFYMGINLGAFLSPLVVGTVGLGISFHLGFALAAVGMFFGLITYMVTRKKNLGLAGKQVPNPLTPDERGRVAKRLISGVVVLALILTVSIMTGVLTINRLTLLVSILGIVIPVAYFTVMLRSDKTTADERSRVIAYIPLFIAAMVFWAIQEQGAIILAQYADQRTNLNFLGMTIQPAWFQSLNPLFIIFLAPVFAWLWTKLGSKQPTTPKKFSYGLIFAGLSFVVMLFPAYFNGTETLANPLWLVLSFFLVVIGELLLSPVGLSTTTKLAPVAFSSQTMSLWFLTSASGQAMNAQLVKLYNADTEIAYFGIIGAVSIVIGLLLYFFAPRIQTFMRGVN
- a CDS encoding SDR family NAD(P)-dependent oxidoreductase; amino-acid sequence: MTTNRHDGGLTGKSVLITGATGGIGHETALEIVRAGGDVILTGRNEEKLNELRLRCERINDGVQVTTVQADILKEEDRDGIMMACKDVRNPVFGMVNSAGIAGGEPLESLSEDEARLIMELNYFSTVLLTKAIYPLLKEKMEGSIVNVSSLSGLRGTDANTAYSASKFALIGFTQSFAHEAAPYGIRVNAVCPGFVDTDMGRTAIQRKGERNGRSYEEERAVIEQSIPSQRITTANEVAQTILYLLTPGSMNTIGESIKISGGAVM
- a CDS encoding LTA synthase family protein yields the protein MMKGKEGFKNFLNMKFTIYTLLVLLFWGKTYLVYRNEFKLGIDNGIQEFLLFLNPLSSAIFFFAFALLFKKTRSRFWAFVIIDFLLSFVLYANVVYYRFFNDFITLPVLMQTKNFGDLGGSAGSLMNSVDILYFVDFIVILSFFFLKLVKKETNKVNRFAAVGVGVLGVAVFFVNLAIAEGDRPDLLQRTFDRNYLVKYIGVYNYTIYDVVQSTKASTQRVMAEESDIQEVLDYTEANHAAPNEDMFGIAEGKNVVYVSMESFQSFLMNYELEGQEVTPFLNSLMKDKSTVYFENFFHQTGQGKTSDSEFLLANSMYALPQGSVFSTKAQNTYQGQPAILSQNGYTTSVFHGNNKTFWNRDVMYKSLGYDNFFDETYYDVTEDNSHNYGLMDKPWFEQSMPYMEEMEQPFMAKFITLTHHYPFTMPEKDQSFPAASTGDSTVDHYFQTAHYFDEALEQFFNQMKESGLYEDSVFVLYGDHYGISENHDRAMSEIIGKEVNDYQSAQLQRVPLFIHVPGENFDQQINSTYGGQIDLRPTVLHMLGIETDEYISFGTDLFSEEHNEIVPLRNGNVITPEFSKIGDKCYSNPHGEEVEMDNCEAVNEIAQKELELSDEVVYGDLLRFYQPSNFEAVNPNDYDYLNR
- a CDS encoding 5'-3' exonuclease; protein product: MNKNHVLLVDGMALLFRSFYATAMSGYYMINSKGIPTNAIHGFVKHLYTAMRTYEPTHVVVCWDMGSKTFRNETFQDYKSNRSEPPEQLIPQFDLVKEVVEAMDIPNVGLKGYEADDCIGTLASQYDKEANVSILTGDQDILQVATDRTTVVLLKKGYGNYAEYNPTTYYEEKGITPDQIVDLKALMGDSSDNYPGVKGIGEKTALKLIKDYGSIEGILANLDSLTKSQKKKIKEGLDMLYLSRSLAAIYCEVPVDCHLDTAVLNMNHDKVRAKFEELEFKRIDQLMTI